A window from Cryptomeria japonica chromosome 1, Sugi_1.0, whole genome shotgun sequence encodes these proteins:
- the LOC131034166 gene encoding chitinase 2-like, whose translation MFILSDGTINIILSHFFVISVSYIVWRPLIITCKLLCEGGNGKLLREYIGAEGLNVKFSDVPINENIEVHFILSFAIDYTNSACSPSPTNGNFNVFWDTQNLSPADVLEIKSKHKNVKFAVSLGGDKVGEDHTDVQFNTSSVSSWTSNAVSSLTKIIKQYHLDGIDIDYEHFDHSDPNTFAKCVGELILQLKQQKVISMASIAPFEDEGPVQSHYKAVWRKYGQFIDYVNFQFYAYDRSTSVNQFLKYFDTQASNYKGGKLLSSFTTDSGSGGLKPDKGFFDACKELKKRGKLEGIFIWSADDSKNYDFKYEVEAQAILASA comes from the coding sequence ATGTTTATCTTGTCAGACGGAACTATAAATATCATTTTGTCACATTTTTTTGTTATTTCGGTTTCCTACATTGTTTGGCGACCGCTCATTATTACTTGTAAATTGTTATGTGAAGGTGGTAACGGCAAACTATTGAGGGAATACATAGGCGCCGAAGGCCTCAACGTCAAATTCTCCGATGTGCCGATCAATGAGAATATTGAGGTCCATTTTATTCTGTCCTTTGCCATCGACTACACCAACTCTGCTTGCTCTCCCTCCCCAACAAACGGCAATTTCAACGTCTTCTGGGACACCCAAAATCTGAGCCCTGCGGACGTGTTGGAGATTAAgtcgaagcataaaaatgtcaagTTTGCTGTCAGCTTAGGCGGTGACAAGGTAGGAGAGGATCACACCGATGTACAGTTCAACACATCGTCTGTGTCATCATGGACTAGCAACGCCGTTTCTTCTCTCACTAAGATAATCAAGCAATACCATCTTGATGGCATCGACATCGACTACGAGCATTTTGATCATTCCGATCCCAATACATTTGCTAAGTGCGTTGGGGAATTAATCCTTCAGCTGAAGCAGCAAAAGGTCATCTCCATGGCATCGATTGCTCCGTTTGAAGATGAAGGCCCAGTGCAGTCTCATTATAAGGCAGTGTGGAGGAAATATGGTCAATTCATAGACTACGTGAATTTTCAGTTCTATGCCTACGATAGGAGTACCTCTGTCAACCAATTTCTCAAGTATTTCGATACTCAAGCCTCTAATTACAAGGGCGGGAAATTATTGAGCAGCTTCACTACAGATAGCGGCTCAGGTGGCCTTAAACCAGATAAGGGATTCTTTGACGCGTGCAAAGAGCTGAAGAAAAGAGGGAAGCTTGAGGGTATATTCATCTGGTCTGCTGACGACTCCAAAAATTATGACTTCAAGTATGAAGTGGAAGCTCAAGCAATATTGGCCTCCGCCTGA
- the LOC131034165 gene encoding chitinase 2-like encodes MEFYMKIYISPILLFLPTSPCKLSQFIILFQRRCFNYFYDAFELIMLIVSFNRLCAGGNGKVLREYIGAEGLNIKFSDVPINENVEFHFILSFPIDYTSSDRSPSPTNGKLNVQWDKKNLSPADVLSINAVSTLSQIITGYHLDGIDIDYEHFDHSDPNTFAECIGKLIVQLKQKKVMSMASIAPYEDEGPVQSHYKALWRKCGRFIDYVKQFLEYFDT; translated from the exons ATGGAATTTTACATGAAGATCTACATTTCTCCGATTTTGCTGTTTCTCCCCACCTCACCGTGTAAGCTTTCACAGTTTATTATACTTTTTCAACGTCGCTGTTTCAATTATTTTTACGATGCTTTTGAATTGATTATGCTTATAGTTTCTTTTAATCGACTCTGTGCAGGTGGCAATGGTAAAGTACTCAGGGAATATATAGGCGCCGAAGGCCTCAACATCAAATTCTCAGATGTACCGATCAATGAAAATGTTGAGTTCCATTTCATTCTATCATTTCCCATCGACTACACGAGCTCTGATCGCTCTCCATCTCCAACAAACGGCAAATTGAACGTTCAATGGGACAAGAAAAATCTGAGCCCTGCGGACGTTCTAAGCATTAA TGCTGTGTCTACTCTCTCTCAGATAATTACAGGATACCATCTAGATGGCATCGACATCGACTACGAGCATTTCGATCATTCCGATCCCAATACATTTGCTGAGTGCATTGGGAAGTTAATCGTACAGCTGAAGCAGAAAAAGGTCATGTCCATGGCGTCCATTGCTCCGTATGAAGATGAGGGCCCAGTTCAGTCTCATTATAAGGCACTGTGGAGGAAATGCGGTCGCTTCATAGACTATGTCAAGCAATTTCTCGAGTACTTCGACACTTAA